In Myxocyprinus asiaticus isolate MX2 ecotype Aquarium Trade chromosome 27, UBuf_Myxa_2, whole genome shotgun sequence, the DNA window TACATCCGCACTTGAAGtggtaaaaaagaagaaaaaagatcaTTTGTCAATTAATAAATAACCCTCACTTGTGGTAATGTCAAATGGACTGATGACACTGAATGAACACAACAAAACAGTCTGAGTTAAAAATTAGGTTTATTTCTATTATGCTGAACTGCTTTCAGTGACTTCTGGCTAACAaaggggaggggagggggaagagagaaattcatcaaaaaacaaaacaaaaacaaggcaatcaagtacatatacagtatattggctaTGCACAACTCATCAGTCTTACATTCTGCCATAACCCAaaacaaaagggggaaaaaacaacccATACCATAAACTAATGTCCTTTGTTATCAACTGGGATATTTAGCAAATTCTTGGAAAAGTTACAGGAACTAAAACAAGGTAAAGGAAAAAATTTAAGCTAATATCATACAAGAATAGTAAGAGTGATTTGGAAAGAGGGAAGGTGTGGAATTCCTGCATTTCATGCAGCGGCCCTGTAAAGACTGTCTGATGGGGCTAATACAATATTCAACATTCCCATCAACTCTTCTTTAAGAAGTAAAACCGAGCCAAGGTGTTGACCCTAATAATCCACTTTCAATCTGATCAAATACTTTGTATTCGGACATCACTTCAGAGAATGTCAAAGTTGACAGTCAGCCGTAAAGTTTTCTGAAATGTGTACCATTCTGGTATAAAAATCAATTacatataaaaatgcaaacatgaGAAAAAGTATGCCCCAAAAGACAAGAACATTGATGTAAACCTGGGTTCAAATTCAGCCCGAAATCAATTTGTTACAAACATTACACCACAAACACCATTCAGGAGGTGCATTGTTACAACATATGTGGTGAAATGGCCGAGCCCCTCCCTCCCCATTCACAGCTTTATCATAATATACAAAAACTGAGAGTTTGGGAATTAAAATGTAGGTAAATTTTTCATACTATTTTCTACATTAAGAAATTATACACAATATGTGTTGCATAAAATTATTAAAGGCCCTAATATCTACATATGCACCAGTCAAATATGGCCCTCTTTAATTGTCATGTTTAATATCTAGCACCGATCAATACGAGAAAAAAATATTCCTCTGTAAGGAGATAGTGCTTTAACAGTTAGTTTATCTAATGCACATTAAAGTGATAAGATCAACTCATGTCCAGCTCTCAAACTGAAGCCGATCTATACaccaccaaaaacaaatttaccaAAAACCTTCAGAATGCTGGTTTTAAACTAGTGAGtaaaaaacagagaaacaaataatGACACAAAAATGTCAACCCttctactacacacacacaaaaaaaaaaaaaaaaaaaaaaattgaaaggaGAGGGGCATTAAAACTGAATGGTTTGCTCTGGAGCAACATGCTATAGTGTTTATTGGCAGTTTACGAGTGTTGGTAGGAATTCTACAAATGCATACATTAGATAAATCTCTATATTTCTGCAATGTTAAAATATCTATGTGATGGTTGGCTTGCATAAATTACTTTCACACAGAATTTAGAAAAGGCTGTGAGCAATGTCATAACATGATTATCTCATTACTTCCTTGCAGaagttctttattttttataacccTGAGAGTGAAACATTGCATTAACAATTTTAGGTTGGgccagttttgttttttgagatgaaatcagtTACATTGCCTAGACATCGATAAGTGCTCATGATGCAaaactgttttttctttctttcaacatAATCAACTACAGAAAATATCCACTTTTAGAGCATGGTATTCTGTTAAACACATCCATGCAATTAATCAATTTGTGCTTTATTTACACAGTGAGAACAGTTTCTGAACGGTTTTGTAAAGCTTATCCACACTGCAATGCCTCCATCCCCTGCCCTTGCTGTCTGACATGCAGTTTTTAGTGTTCCTTTGGTTATGTGTAAAATCTACATGCATCTCatcttttacaaaaataaaagattACATAGAAAATGACCGTTAAAAATGATCTGAAATAGTTTCTGCTcagattaaaaaaacattaacagcACGTTTTCTTATTAGTATCTGTTAATGGTATCACCCCAATCTAAACTTTTCAACTGCTTTTGTTCATGTATAATGTTTCGACAAAAGACGAGTAGTGCTGTTtataaaaaactgaaaatattttcttCATGCCCTGTCTCTGTGGCCACAGTCAATATGCCAGAGGAATCAAAACATCTCATAAAAGTACTCATTATTGTAGCTTTTCTCTTCAAACTCACCAATAACccagaaaataactttttaaatgaaatgattCAGTATAACCTTGAATTCTGTCACCAGTGTGTTGGAATCAAGTTTTGGGAGCATTAAAACATTTTGCACACACACCTTCCTGCACACACATGAAAAATAACTTCAGATATTGCATTCTGCAAAAAGGCTCTCAACTCCCAGCAATAACACTATGCCATTTAACCTGTTGACAGGAtttaaaatgcatcaaaatgtCCTATGTAAAATCAAATTTCTTCATACTGTTGTCATCACTAacaaacacttaaaggaatattctaggtgcACTACAAGTTAAAcccaatggacagcatttgtggcataatgttgattaccacaaaaataataatagtaattttgtactcctccctcctttaaaaaaaaaaaagcaagaattgAGGTTCCaatgaggcatttacaatagaaGGCCAATTTTTGaggggtttaaagtcagaaatgggaagcttataaatttataaaagcacttacattaattattttattaaatcttgtgtattatttgagctgttaaagttgtttaaattgtcatttttgtggcAGACTACTGTTCTAGCCAGGTGACCATCTAGTCATTTGTCACCGACATCATGCCAACAAAGATGTAAAACTGAATTAACTTTATgtagaaaaggttagaaagcgattttagaacactaaaatcatgttaagaaGCATAtagtttacatcttgtagctattcTTTTGTAACTGtgactattttttttaatattttttcaataaatgagtgttttcagattggccccattcacttccattgtaagtgtctcactgtaacccagatttttgccttttagggatgagtcaaaatgtatttttgtgttaaCCAACATTATGTCCCAGATACTGTCGACtcagcttaatttgtattgaacccgaaatattcctttaagagcagaCAATGAAATAATTTGATAATCATCCTCTACTCTTCAGTACATCAGAAGAACCTTCTTGTGAGCAGAGGTCATGAAAGCCAAACAAACTGCACATTGAACACCAAAGCATCACCAAACCACCCTCCCCCTTTCACGTATAAGAAACCAGTGTATGCTTTGTACCGCTGAGGCAGTGCTTTTTAGAGCACACAGTAAACTGTTCAACCACGCACTCCAAGCATGTTCTGGGCTCGGTGGGACCTTTGCCACTCAGAGGCTCGAAACATGAAGAGGATCATGCTGTTCTCAACATAACATTCCTGTGGTGACATGTTCTTCCTCAGAGGGGGTTGGAGAGCAATCGCAACATCAGGTCAACTGTGTAATTGTGAAATCACAGCATCAGTGCAGCATTGTGACTAAAAAGACCACTCAGATCAAAGAATGAGAGTTCACATAAAACAAAAGCTGCACAGTTTGATCCTCCTGGCTGAATGAGTTCCATTTTTAGGGTAAAGAAGATCAAGGAGTACCCTCTCCATCTTACACTACTCTGGTAGTACTAATCACTGGCATAACTGTAATAAACACGATTAGTTGTTTATTAGTTGCGCTTCTCTAGTCTGTTTTCTCTCAATTGGCCTAGACAACTCCAAATAAACGGCAACTTTCAAAAACATgttgcacaaataaaaataaaaaaattatatatgtgtgtgtgtgtgtgtgtgtgtgtgtgtgtgtttcaagacCAAGTTCAGTCTGTGTCCAACAGCACACTTCTAAGTTGACACTGGCACTTGACATAAATGAGGTTTGCTTTCGTCATctatttgaaaattctgacaagaTTGTTTGGCCAAGTGTACGCTATCCTTAGCCAAAGCAGTTTATGTATTTGAGGTACAATGGCAATGCAGCGGCAAAACTTTGAGAATATGTTCCGGCAATGTGCCACACATTTGTTTTCAATGATTTGTTGTTAAGGACGGGTGACTGTCCTGTAAGATATATAAAGAGAAAAATTATTAACACATTAGGAGACAAAAAGGAAGATAACTTTACATAGATAATCCAGAATTATAGTAACTGAAATACAGATAAATGCTCCACACAAGCTCCAGGGTACATTACCTGTTCTCGTCTTCAATAATAGAGTTAGCTGGGCACCCAGTTATGGGAGGAACTTTGTGTGGTCGCTGGCCCCGCATAACCCTGCCCACTCTGTATGATAGGGTCAAAGTTGAAGTCAACCAAGTCTCCATCCATTAAATCACTGTTGATAATGTAATCCACATCACAGTCCAGATTTTCAGTGAACATCTCAATATCCAAGTCTATAGGCATACGTTCTTGGGAAGGCATGAAGCAGGGTGGGGAAGCAAATTGGCCTGTACCTTGCACACCTCCATTCCCACCAGGTGAACTGACACCTCCATGCTGTAGAAGACCAATCCCTTGCAATTGATGCTGGGTCTTCATAGCTGTGAATGGAGATGGCTCCTGGCCCATGCTTGAATGCATAATTCCAAAGCCCATTTGAGAGTGCTGGATTTGGGGTTGAGGCTGGAGGGTCATTTGCCCTACTGTGATTGCATCCATGCTCTTGCTCAACATCATTTGACCTGGCTTAGTCTGGCTGCTGGACATAGAACCTCCAAGACCTAAAAGGTTTGTGCCTCTTTGGCTCGGCATGAGAGGATCCATCTGAGTCATCATGACATCACTGGGTGGGGGTGAATCAGAGGTAAGGAGAGACTCAAGGCTGGAGGGCACATGAGTGCTAAAACCACTGTGGGATCCAGGACCAGGCAGAGGGTTAAACAGGGAGTTTCCGAAGCTGGAAGGGCTTGCGCTGGACCGAGCACTTGGTTGGACCGAGCTCTGTTGCCCTGGTGAAGCTGATCCCTGCAAAGCCTTTGTTGGCTGCAGCTGTCTAAATGAGGGAAAGCTGGACCCTCGAGGCAACAGAGTGGATGCAGAAGGCAGTGGCTGAGGGGGAGCAGGGGGAGCTGTGCTTGGGCTTGCACCCCCTTGCGGACCTGTGATTATAGTTAGCCCATCAATCAAGTCCAGTTCTTCCATGAGGGTCTCAGTTAGTGTTGGGGGAAGATTACCTGTGGAATAGCCACTAAGAAGCCCATCCTCAGGTAATTCATCCTCTTCTTCTTGCCCTGTGGCAATGGGAGACAGCCTACCACTAAGTGTGCTGGCATTGGAGCTTGTACGTGGCCTGAAGCTTGTCCACATGTCAGGGTCATCCAGGCTAGCACGAGAGGAGGGGCTGCTGCTGTTCACTCCCCACTTCCCGAACTGGCCCGGAGGCCCAGGACTGTCTGCACCTCCAGAGCCAGAAACAACGTCACCTTGCATGGCACCTCCAGAGCTGCCCGCTCCAGCCTGCTTTTTAGTCTGCTTTGCCCGCACACGACTTTTAAGCAATTTACTGCTGTTGTCCATTGAGGCAGCACGGCGGCGAGGGGCCTTGCCAGTCTTACCCCCCTCAGGATTAAGCATCCACCAGGAACTTTTTCCTGTGGACTCATTGTGCACTCGTAGGAACTTGTTGTGGAGGGACAAGTTGTGGCGAATTGAGTTCTAAGTAGGAGGACAGGATAAGGGTATGcattaaatttaacttaaaaataaaatgtagtcttaaaggaatattctgttttcaatacaaaataagctcaattgacaacatttgtggcataatgtcgattaccaatttttttttttttttttttttttttgactcatCCCCCCCttctttgaaaaaaacaaacaaaaatcaaggttacaatgaggaagtgaatggggtcaattttaagggtttaaaggcagaaattagaagtttatctttttttttttttttataaaaacacattaattcttctgttaaaacttgagtattatttgagctgtaaagttgtttagatTTATGTTTTTGCGAATTACAGGGTTTTctgcgttacgtcatcatggtaacaaagttggaTATATATCCATATATAAACACtggatatatctttacacagagaggattagtaagcgattttatcacacgaaAATAATGTAAACAAGCATATTGTTCACGTCtcgtggctatacctttgaaacaataaatattttaacatttagggattggccccatttacttccattgtaagtttatatatatatatatatatatatatatatatatatatatatatatatatattattatttattattatttatttatttttgtaatcaacattatgccacagataaTGTCTATTGATTGATGTCGagtgagctcaacttgtattgaagcctGAACATTCCTACAATTTATGTAGTCTTAATTTAAACAACTgcaaatgataataaaattacCAAGCATTACTTTGAGGCttctaaataatattaataataaccaATACTTTGGCTTACCTTCCACCCAGCAGAACTGTTACTGTCGCCTTTATCCTTAAAATACGGCACCGTTTTCACCATCCAATCGTAGATCTGCGCTAGAGTGAGTCGTTTTTCTGGCGAGTTTTCAATCGCCTGGCTGATCAGATCTGCGTAGGACTGATTACCCCACGCATTACGCCGCGAAGAGCCTTTACGAGGCGTAGCCACGCCCACTCCAGCGAGGACTCCACCCTCTGAGAGCGCAACTTTGTCAGGCTCGGATATGATTGGTTGAGGCTCGTTTTTATCTTCCTCGGCGGGCGGAGTTCCAGCAGCGGACTCTGAGCCATCTGCCCCGCCTGCTTTGACAACTGAGATGTCGGGTCTAGGCAACGGCCATGTACATGACCTCGGTCTGCTTTGCGGCTCAAAATCTGGGTCAATCGGGGGTACGTTTTCTTCCTCCATTGTGCGTTGCAATCCAGACAATTTCAAACGAATACTAGATATAAATTAACTTGTTTCCTGgcgagtatatatatatatatatatatatatatatatatatatgatgtgtgtctgtgtgtgtatatataaaaacgtTGAAAAACAAAGAGTACGACAGATTACTATTTATAACTATAACAAATCCAGTACTTGTGCAATAATCTTGTTTAGGAATTTGGGATTTTGCACGGTTGATTGATCTATTACACTACAGTATAAATATCACGAGGAGGCAGAGTTATCCAGAAAAATTACTATAGTGAATGCCAAATTTAACCGTAACGCATTGATTCTATGTAAAGGGTAA includes these proteins:
- the LOC127417762 gene encoding forkhead box protein O4-like, coding for MEEENVPPIDPDFEPQSRPRSCTWPLPRPDISVVKAGGADGSESAAGTPPAEEDKNEPQPIISEPDKVALSEGGVLAGVGVATPRKGSSRRNAWGNQSYADLISQAIENSPEKRLTLAQIYDWMVKTVPYFKDKGDSNSSAGWKNSIRHNLSLHNKFLRVHNESTGKSSWWMLNPEGGKTGKAPRRRAASMDNSSKLLKSRVRAKQTKKQAGAGSSGGAMQGDVVSGSGGADSPGPPGQFGKWGVNSSSPSSRASLDDPDMWTSFRPRTSSNASTLSGRLSPIATGQEEEDELPEDGLLSGYSTGNLPPTLTETLMEELDLIDGLTIITGPQGGASPSTAPPAPPQPLPSASTLLPRGSSFPSFRQLQPTKALQGSASPGQQSSVQPSARSSASPSSFGNSLFNPLPGPGSHSGFSTHVPSSLESLLTSDSPPPSDVMMTQMDPLMPSQRGTNLLGLGGSMSSSQTKPGQMMLSKSMDAITVGQMTLQPQPQIQHSQMGFGIMHSSMGQEPSPFTAMKTQHQLQGIGLLQHGGVSSPGGNGGVQGTGQFASPPCFMPSQERMPIDLDIEMFTENLDCDVDYIINSDLMDGDLVDFNFDPIIQSGQGYAGPATTQSSSHNWVPS